One window of Athalia rosae chromosome 4, iyAthRosa1.1, whole genome shotgun sequence genomic DNA carries:
- the LOC125500773 gene encoding uncharacterized protein LOC125500773, which translates to MRGLSPKSLCLFILMICDQVLSSLEKPYSKNHTLKERAKDERNIIEDFFLDLKNSKDFVKYKPRLVTIAGVSRNDDVQRALKPLFRNYPYIICTNGEKCEYPEIFSRGNFAVIFLNNLTETTFMQNIKIISRCRKCRVLFLCGGIIESDDVQLIFNLALKQNVAHTELAHFNPQSIDLYSKILGENCTMEAGLIDVWRPGTGLEKINRWAYRYYDRKGCPVVVSSMNFAPKMIIEEYKNGSRKIVGGLEGNLILEAARRLNFTVVLKHPSVVDRMKYSQKSAIMIDIVFENAEIGIGRLRENNFLLTIMDFSVPFDSECVTWGVPRIMSWSDDIVFVEFSKLVWAAVTIMFVFICLIGYVHRQSTLIEADDKNIFRMVSVTCDVFALHLGNSVLWVTSSPGGRVLLMTCLCYATVMTTAYKTSLASILATDKGTSTIVDAQGIIRENLSVGGAFYDWNILKDQVNESEISAELFRRFVINNDDSESKRRLIHDHDFGFLASRSWLSYERQEIVRAHESVTFDVFDTCVLAHPTVVSFPNKSLLRKPMNRIIRQLTESGIFNHWDLGSEINADIMLSRENDQNNIDYSAAQKFQNLFIMYSVCIFFCLLVFVIELVVPKVRSENRRDTGNKYL; encoded by the exons ATGCGGGGATTATCGCCGAAATCGTTGTGTCTGTTTATTTTGATGATTTGTGACCAAGTTTTGAGTTCGCTGGAAAAACCGTACTCGAAAAATCACACGCTGAAAGAACGTGCGAAGGACGAAAGGAATATtatcgaggatttttttttggatttaaaaaatagTAAAGACTTTGTAAAATATAAACCACGTCTGGTAACGATTGCCGGTGTTTCGCGAAACGACGACGTTCAAAGAGCCCTCAAACCGTTGTTTCGAAATTACCCTTACATCATTTGCACGAATGGCGAGAAATGCGAATATCCCGAGATATTTAGCCGAGGAAATTTCGCCGTAATTTTTCTGAACAATTTGACCGAAACGACATTCAtgcaaaatataaaaatcatttcgcGCTGCAGAAAATGCAGAGTTCTGTTTTTATGCGGTGGAATAATTGAGAGCGACGATGTACAGCTGATATTCAATCTAGCTCTGAAACAGAACGTAGCCCACACCGAATTAGCGCATTTTAATCCGCAAAGCATCGACCTGTACAGTAAAATTTTGGGAGAAAATTGCACGATGGAGGCCGGTCTGATAGACGTTTGGAGACCGGGAACcggtttggaaaaaatcaaccgatgGGCCTACAGATATTACGACCGTAAGGGTTGTCCCGTGGTGGTCAGTTCGATGAACTTCGCCCCGAAAATGATAATAGAGGAGTACAAAAATGGTTCGCGAAAAATAGTCGGGGGACTGGAGGGTAATTTAATATTGGAAGCAGCGCGTCGGTTGAACTTCACTGTTGTGTTGAAACACCCTTCGGTGGTCGACCGGATGAAATATTCTCAAAAATCGGCTATAATGATCGACATCGTATTTGAAAACGCGGAAATCGGTATCGGTAGATTGAGAGAgaacaattttcttctcacaATTATGGATTTCTCAGTGCCGTTCGACAGCGAATGCGTGACATGGGGTGTGCCCCGGATAATGAGCTGGTCCGATGACATagtttttgtcgaattttcaaaactggTTTGGGCAGCGGTCACGATAATGTTCGTCTTCATATGTCTAATAGGATACGTTCATCGACAGTCGACTCTAATCGAAGCCG acgataaaaatatcttTAGGATGGTATCGGTCACCTGCGACGTCTTCGCGCTCCACCTGGGCAATTCGGTACTTTGGGTGACCTCCTCCCCCGGGGGAAGAGTCTTGTTGATGACGTGTTTGTGTTACGCTACGGTGATGACAACCGCGTACAAAACTTCGCTGGCGTCGATTTTGGCGACGGATAAAGGTACGTCGACGATCGTCGACGCCCAGGGTATCATCAGGGAAAATTTGAGCGTCGGAGGGGCGTTCTACGATTGGAATATCCTGAAGGATCAAGTGAACGAGAGCGAAATCAGCGCCGAACTGTTCAGACGATTTGTCATTAACAACGACGATTCGGAGTCGAAACGTAGGCTGATACACGATCACGATTTTGGCTTTTTGGCGAGCCGTTCGTGGCTCAGTTACGAGAGACAAGAAATCGTGAGAGCCCACGAATCCGTAACGTTCGACGTTTTCGATACGTGTGTACTGGCCCATCCTACGGTGGTCAGTTTTCCGAACAAATCGTTACTGAGAAAACCGATGAATCGAATCATTCGGCAATTGACGGAATCCGGAATCTTCAACCATTGGGACCTCGGTAGTGAAATAAATGCCGACATAATGTTATCGCGTGAGAACGACCAGAATAATATCGATTACAGCGCTgctcaaaaatttcaaaatttattcatcatgtATTcggtttgcatttttttctgtctccTCGTCTTCGTTATAGAACTTGTCGTCCCGAAGGTACGATCGGAAAACCGACGAGACACTGgcaataaatatttgtaa
- the LOC125500695 gene encoding uncharacterized protein LOC125500695, whose protein sequence is MKENLTFSELAHFDGDGIGLYSKFYGKNCTIEARLVDIWRPGTGREKINEWAYKFHHHGGCPVVISSLTFTPKMMVKNYKNGSRKIIGGREGKLILEAAQRLNFSIVLTYPSIDDRMRFSLKSAILVDIIFERADIGIGSLLRTNYFSGLTEFSVPYDDECVTWGVPRIMSWSNDVVFVEFSGLVWIAVTLMFIVICLMGNVDRKFTLTKAGDKKIYGIISVTCDVFALHLGNPVLWITSSPSGRVLLIVCLCYSTVITTAYKTSLASILATDKGTSAIVDAQGILMENLSVGGSLYEWNILRDQVNESELTAELFERFVVDNDDVATRDRLKFDHDYAFLASRSWLSYERQKMVRNNEAVTFDVFDTCVLAYHTVVSFPKKSLLRKPMDRIIQRLTESGIFNHWDLENEIDANSVSANANDQENQNHGAAYKFQNIFVVYLTCITLSLFVFISELLVAKLQSKKGQDVIIQYF, encoded by the exons ATGAAAGAAAATCTCACGTTCAGCGAACTCGCGCATTTCGACGGTGACGGTATCGGTCTGTACAGTAAATTTTACGGAAAAAACTGCACCATAGAGGCTCGCCTGGTGGACATTTGGAGGCCGGGAACCGGTAGGGAGAAGATAAACGAGTGGGCGTACAAATTTCACCACCACGGTGGTTGTCCCGTGGTGATAAGCTCGCTCACTTTCACCCCAAAAATGATGGTAAAGAATTACAAAAACGGTTCGCGAAAAATAATCGGTGGACGAGAGGGTAAGTTGATACTGGAGGCGGCGCAACGATTGAATTTCAGCATAGTGTTAACTTATCCATCGATCGACGACCGTATGAGATTCTCACTCAAATCGGCCATACTGGTCGACATTATTTTTGAGAGAGCGGATATCGGAATCGGCAGTTTACTGCGGACTAATTACTTCAGCGGGTTAACAGAGTTCTCAGTCCCGTACGACGACGAATGCGTGACGTGGGGAGTACCGCGGATAATGAGCTGGTCGAACGACGTCGTGTTCGTCGAATTTTCCGGACTGGTTTGGATAGCGGTCACGTTGATGTTCATCGTCATTTGCCTCATGGGAAAcgtcgatcgaaaattcaCTCTAACCAAAGCCG gtgataaaaaaatctacgGAATAATCTCGGTCACTTGCGACGTATTCGCACTTCACCTGGGCAATCCGGTACTCTGGATAACATCGTCCCCTAGCGGAAGAGTTCTGTTAATCGTATGTTTGTGTTACTCAACGGTGATAACGACCGCTTACAAAACTTCCCTGGCGTCGATTTTGGCGACGGACAAAGGTACGTCGGCGATCGTCGACGCCCAGGGAATTTTAATGGAGAATTTGAGCGTCGGAGGATCGCTTTACGAATGGAATATACTTAGGGATCAGGTGAACGAGAGCGAACTGACCGCTGAATTATTCGAAAGATTCGTAGTTGATAACGACGACGTGGCGACGAGGgatcgtttgaaatttgacCACGATTACGCGTTTCTGGCGAGCCGTTCGTGGCTGAGTTacgagagacaaaaaatggTGAGAAACAACGAAGCTGTTACATTCGATGTTTTTGATACCTGTGTACTGGCGTATCACACGGTGGTGAGTTTTCCGAAGAAATCGTTACTGAGGAAACCGATGGATCGTATTATACAGCGATTGACGGAATCcggaattttcaatcattgGGATCTCGAGAATGAAATAGACGCGAATTCGGTATCGGCCAATGCAAATGACCAGGAAAACCAGAACCACGGCGCCGCttacaaatttcaaaatatattcgtCGTTTATCTAACTTGCATTACATtatctcttttcgtttttataaGCGAACTTCTCGTAGCAAAATTGCAATCTAAGAAAGGTCAAGAcgttattattcaatatttttga
- the LOC125500696 gene encoding uncharacterized protein LOC125500696, with amino-acid sequence MKDWAFQDRNLNGCPVFVSISSFVPKMMIETSKNGSLKIAGGIEGELVLAIADKLNFTLALRSPSASERLKYSRKASILNDVLSGTAEIGIGRLRPTNDMEGKVVRSVMYDTECITWGVPRIVRWSNNVVWVEFTPKVWAIVGMIFAIGCATGYASHRIDSSAGVKRGTGIAATVFDVVSIHLGNTVAKVPISLGGRFMLMAYLYYATVLTTAYKTSLASILTTEKGTPMVVDMHDILKLNLSIGGSRYDFDILRDQENGSEVISRLVERFVVNNNDSATLRRLKMENNFAFLARGSSLDDERGKSVRSNGSVTFDVFNTCVLSYHTVMVIRKESFLREPINRVIRRLSEAGILKHWDIDKFDVDQIIKRRSAEKFFEERAGEKFQNIFLLYSIFIGFCALIFLIEISIPIIIDPRKK; translated from the coding sequence ATGAAAGACTGGGCGTTCCAAGATCGCAATTTGAACGGTTGTCCAGTTTTCGTGAGTATTTCGAGTTTCGTGCCGAAAATGATGATAGAAACTAGCAAAAACGGTTCGCTAAAAATAGCCGGTGGGATAGAGGGTGAGCTCGTGCTGGCTATCGCCGATAAACTGAACTTCACTTTGGCGTTGAGATCTCCGTCGGCGTCGGAGAGGCTAAAATATTCCCGAAAAGCGTCGATACTGAACGACGTTCTTTCAGGGACAGCGGAAATCGGAATCGGTCGATTGCGTCCCACTAACGATATGGAAGGAAAAGTCGTACGCTCCGTGATGTACGACACCGAATGCATAACCTGGGGTGTCCCGAGGATCGTTAGGTGGTCGAACAACGTCGTATGGGTGGAATTTACCCCGAAAGTTTGGGCGATCGTCGGAATGATATTCGCGATCGGTTGCGCGACCGGCTACGCGTCCCACAGAATCGACTCGTCGGCCGGAGTAAAAAGGGGAACGGGAATCGCCGCCACTGTTTTCGACGTCGTTTCGATCCACCTAGGAAATACGGTCGCCAAGGTCCCGATCTCCTTGGGCGGAAGATTCATGCTGATGGCTTATCTCTACTACGCAACGGTCCTGACCACCGCGTACAAAACTTCGCTCGCCTCGATTCTGACTACGGAAAAAGGAACGCCGATGGTCGTCGACATGCACGACATATTGAAGTTGAATTTAAGCATCGGGGGTTCCCGCTACGATTTTGACATACTCAGGGATCAAGAAAACGGCAGCGAAGTGATCTCGAGACTCGTCGAACGTTTCGTCGTTAATAACAACGACTCGGCAACCCTGAGGAGACTGAAGATGGAGAACAATTTCGCGTTTCTTGCGAGAGGTTCATCGCTCGACGACGAGAGAGGGAAGAGCGTAAGGAGCAACGGGTCGGTAACGTTTGACGTTTTCAATACTTGCGTTTTGTCGTATCACACGGTAATGGTAATCAGAAAGGAGTCATTTTTGAGGGAACCGATAAATCGCGTTATTCGAAGACTGTCGGAAGCTGGAATACTGAAGCATTGGGATATCGACAAGTTCGACGTTgatcaaataataaaacgaaggagtgcagagaaattttttgaggAACGCGCCggagagaaatttcaaaatatattcttactctattcaatttttatcggatTTTGCGCCCTCATTTTTTTGATAGAAATATCCATCCCGATAATAATCGAtccgcgaaaaaaataa